One region of Cumulibacter soli genomic DNA includes:
- the sepH gene encoding septation protein SepH gives MRPLRFIALSEDGKNLVLAPDVPEAIDNGERFLLALDDRLRAAARGDLSRLGQIEIEIESQLRPREIQARIRAGETPDTVAAAAGVRIERVMTYAHPVLQERAQVAVRAQSARVKIEDSGSAHPPTLAELIESRLLVRAIEDTTIDWDARRLESGQWEVTSTWVADDRTITAHWRYDMQNSIIYPGSKDTIELIEPKPRLAAVPVPTDDPSLDDERSAAAPIPLQRPRDDSAAKPRPARRAAATRDPQDLSLDELFLAEEFDDAVDPGHLGNASRRPELTDDDVEDQGLFAQAPATPEDEDEPPASMPEADDSEQPAAATPKGDKKPRIPSWDDIVFGVKKRK, from the coding sequence ATGCGCCCACTTCGCTTTATCGCGTTGTCAGAGGACGGCAAGAACCTTGTCCTTGCCCCTGACGTACCGGAAGCGATCGACAACGGCGAGCGCTTCCTGCTGGCTCTTGACGACCGCCTCCGCGCCGCTGCCCGTGGCGACCTCAGTCGGCTCGGGCAGATCGAGATCGAGATCGAATCCCAATTGCGCCCCCGTGAAATCCAGGCGCGTATCCGCGCCGGCGAGACTCCGGACACCGTGGCCGCTGCTGCCGGAGTCCGGATCGAGCGCGTCATGACTTATGCGCATCCCGTCCTACAGGAACGTGCCCAGGTCGCGGTCCGCGCCCAGTCCGCTCGGGTGAAGATCGAAGACTCTGGGTCGGCGCACCCACCGACACTCGCCGAGCTGATCGAAAGTCGCCTCCTCGTGCGCGCCATCGAAGACACCACGATCGACTGGGATGCCCGTCGCCTCGAGTCGGGACAGTGGGAGGTCACGTCCACGTGGGTCGCCGATGACCGCACCATCACGGCGCACTGGCGATACGACATGCAGAACAGCATCATCTACCCCGGCTCCAAAGACACCATCGAGTTGATCGAGCCGAAACCTCGTCTGGCCGCCGTGCCCGTGCCGACTGACGATCCTTCGCTGGACGACGAACGGAGTGCTGCGGCCCCTATCCCGCTGCAGCGCCCGCGCGACGACAGCGCGGCGAAACCTCGTCCGGCACGACGTGCCGCCGCCACTCGCGACCCGCAGGATCTGAGCCTGGATGAGCTGTTTCTTGCCGAGGAGTTCGATGACGCGGTCGACCCCGGACATCTCGGTAACGCCTCACGCCGTCCCGAGCTCACCGACGATGACGTCGAAGATCAGGGTCTTTTCGCGCAGGCACCGGCTACGCCTGAGGACGAGGATGAGCCGCCCGCCTCGATGCCGGAAGCTGACGATTCCGAACAGCCGGCCGCAGCGACACCGAAGGGCGACAAGAAGCCCCGCATTCCCAGCTGGGACGACATCGTGTTTGGCGTGAAGAAGCGGAAGTAG
- the serC gene encoding phosphoserine transaminase, whose product MNEIQIPDSLLPEDGRFGSGPSRTRFEALDDFGQVAPSYIGTSHRQAGVKGLVGLIRHGLRELLDAPEGYEIVLGNGGSTYFWDSAICSMIEHKSQHLAFGEFGGKFAKAVALAPYLAEPTVIEAEPGSASTPSPQADVDTYCWAQNETSTGVCVPVQRVAGAPGALTVIDATSAAAGLPVDLSQTDCYYFAPQKGFAGEGGLWIAAMSPAAIERIARMTKSDRYVPPSLNLQLALENSRKDQTYNTPSVYTLFMLAHQIDWLIRQGGQPWITSRVTANAKALYDWAEGSSYATPFVREPALRSPVIGTIDLDDSVDAKAVAATLRANGILDTEPYRGLDRNQLRVGLFVSTPPSDVEALTACIDYVVAKL is encoded by the coding sequence ATGAACGAGATCCAGATCCCCGACAGCCTCCTTCCCGAGGACGGGCGATTCGGCAGTGGCCCCAGCCGCACCAGGTTCGAGGCGCTGGATGACTTCGGCCAGGTCGCGCCGTCGTACATCGGAACGTCGCACCGACAGGCAGGGGTGAAGGGACTTGTCGGCCTGATCAGGCATGGATTGCGCGAATTGCTCGATGCCCCCGAGGGTTACGAAATCGTGCTCGGTAATGGCGGGTCGACGTACTTCTGGGATAGCGCTATCTGCTCGATGATCGAGCACAAGAGCCAGCACCTGGCGTTTGGTGAATTCGGTGGGAAGTTCGCGAAGGCGGTAGCGCTCGCCCCCTACCTCGCCGAACCGACCGTCATTGAAGCCGAGCCTGGGTCGGCGTCCACCCCCAGCCCGCAAGCAGACGTCGACACCTACTGCTGGGCCCAGAATGAGACCTCCACCGGCGTATGCGTCCCGGTTCAGCGAGTGGCCGGGGCACCGGGCGCGCTCACCGTCATCGACGCGACGTCCGCGGCGGCTGGCTTGCCCGTGGATCTATCGCAGACCGATTGCTACTACTTCGCACCGCAGAAAGGTTTCGCCGGCGAGGGCGGCCTCTGGATCGCTGCGATGTCACCGGCCGCTATCGAACGGATAGCGCGGATGACCAAATCCGATCGGTACGTTCCGCCGTCGCTGAATCTGCAGCTTGCGCTGGAGAACTCGCGTAAGGATCAGACGTACAACACGCCGTCGGTCTACACGCTGTTCATGTTGGCGCACCAAATCGATTGGCTGATCCGTCAGGGCGGGCAGCCTTGGATTACCTCGCGGGTGACCGCGAACGCAAAGGCGCTGTACGACTGGGCCGAGGGGTCGTCGTACGCCACGCCGTTCGTGCGAGAGCCGGCACTACGTTCGCCCGTGATCGGCACCATCGACCTCGACGATTCGGTGGATGCGAAGGCCGTCGCGGCCACGCTGCGCGCCAACGGGATCCTGGACACCGAACCGTACCGTGGACTGGATCGCAACCAGTTGAGGGTTGGTCTGTTCGTCTCGACGCCGCCCTCGGACGTCGAAGCCCTCACCGCATGTATCGACTACGTCGTGGCGAAGCTGTAA
- the pdxH gene encoding pyridoxamine 5'-phosphate oxidase, whose translation MSEREFDVRHDRIRYELPRLGELGLDADPISVFGAWLDAAAAAGVGEPNAMVLATAGVDGRPRARTVLLRGYDETGFSFFTNYESTKGRHLAENPWASVCFSWLAIHRQVIISGAVQKLRDDESDAYFASRPVESQIASALSPQSSVIDAIEPIEARMLREQREHPDGIPRPPHWGGYRIVPELIELWQGNVGRLHDRFRFRREGGQWLRERLAP comes from the coding sequence ATGAGCGAGCGGGAGTTCGACGTACGCCACGATCGGATCAGGTACGAGTTGCCGCGCCTCGGTGAGTTGGGACTTGATGCCGACCCGATAAGTGTCTTCGGTGCCTGGCTCGATGCGGCCGCTGCCGCGGGAGTCGGCGAACCGAATGCGATGGTGCTCGCGACCGCCGGCGTGGACGGTCGGCCCCGTGCGCGCACCGTGCTGCTGCGCGGGTACGACGAGACCGGCTTCAGCTTCTTCACAAATTACGAGTCGACGAAGGGCCGCCACCTCGCCGAGAACCCCTGGGCGAGCGTCTGCTTCAGTTGGCTCGCGATCCACCGACAGGTCATCATCTCCGGCGCCGTGCAGAAGCTGCGGGATGACGAATCCGACGCGTACTTCGCATCGCGGCCGGTGGAGTCACAGATCGCCAGCGCGCTGAGCCCACAATCGAGCGTCATCGACGCGATCGAGCCGATCGAAGCGAGGATGCTTCGCGAACAACGCGAGCACCCCGACGGGATACCGCGCCCGCCGCATTGGGGCGGATACCGCATCGTTCCGGAACTGATCGAGCTGTGGCAGGGCAACGTCGGGCGCCTGCACGACCGATTTCGATTCCGCCGCGAAGGCGGCCAGTGGCTACGTGAACGGCTCGCTCCGTGA